Part of the Corynebacterium caspium DSM 44850 genome, CTTATATTTTTCCGGCTTTTCTAGGAGCCTTAAGTACGTGGGCTACGCTGTTATATAAACAGTTCCACATTGCCTAGTTATCACCGCCTCTGGTAATCCTGAGGCGGTTTTTATATGCCAAATTTTGGGAGATATCTCTTAAAACTTGGAATGCATTAGGATCCCGATTGCAGGAGTTGCAGGAATAGAAAAGCATCGTTAAAACCTAATATTATTGGGCTGATTTCGGCGGCAGCCTGGAATAAAAATACTCAATAAGCAAAGGAATGGTCCTAGGTGAATAACACATGGCAACCGCACGAACCGGCCGTGCCAACTGTCAGTATGTGGCAAATATCTGGATATATTCCCACCCTCATTGCGGTAGCTTGTGCTTTTGGAGCTTGGTCTTTATTGCTACCGGTAGTTCCTACTGCAGTACTTGATAGTGGGGGAGGGGAAGCTTTAGCCGGGGCTACTACGGGCATTTTTATGGCCACCACGGTGCTCACCCAGATTTTCACTCCGGCGGCTTTGCGACGCTGGGGATATACGCCGGTAATGGTAGTTGCGGCTAGCTTATTGGGAGTACCAGCTTTAGGTCACCTCTTTGGGATGACTGCGGTTCCGGCCTTATTATTTTCAGCGATTCGCGGGGTTGGCTTTGGGGCGCTGTCAGTTTCTGATTCCGCGCTAATTGCCGAAATAGTGCCTGTGCGCCTTTTAGGTAAAGCTACGGGCATGTTGGGGGTATTTATTGGTTTCTCGCAGATGATTTTCCTACCTTTGGGCCTAGCTATTGCCCATTCATCTTTAGGTTTTAATGCGGTTTATATAATTGCTGCCATCGTGGCTTTGATAGCGGGTTTTATGTGTTTACGTATTCCACGCCTTTACCCAGCTAAGCCTGAGGTAGCTGGGGAAAATAGGCTAAATAGTCCGCGAGTTGCTACTTGGAAACTAGTTACTGTTCCAGCTATTGCCATGGCTACTATTGCTATGAGCTTTGGAGCTATTTCTTCTTTTTTGCCGGTGGCTGTGCGCGAGCTTGATCCACATGCCGGGGTAATTATTGGTGGGGTAATCCTTTCAATTGTGGGTGGGGTTTCCATGCTTTTCCGTTATCTTTCAGGAATGGTGGCGGATCGGCTGGGGCGCCCGGGATCCACCATGATAATTGGGCAGGTTCTCGGATTTTTCGGGGCTTTGCTGCTAGCTTTAACTTTGCAGCAAGGTTGGAGTATCTGGCCACTGGTGCTGGGATCAATATTTTTTGGGGCAGGTTTTGGTTTCGTCCAAAATGAGTCTTTGCTATTTATGTTCTCTCGATTGCCGCGTACCCAAATTTCGGCAGCTTCAGCGCTTTGGAATGGTTCCTATGATGCAGGAACTGGGGTGGGATCTTTTGCCTTAGGGGCAGTAGCTGCATATTTTGCTTATCAAGGGGCCTTTGGTGCCGGTGCACTGCTGATATTTTTTGGTTTAGTAGTTACCCTTTTGGATTATTTCATGGGCAAGCATCGTATTACTCCTTATGGCAATACTCGGGCCCGGCTGCGTAATTTGCGCACCATCCATGAGCGTTCTCCAAATGACTAAAATTCCTACCCGCCAAAGCCTTAACTAAAGCGCAGTAAGATAGGTCACTATGTTGCCCCAAACATTAACTACCAGTACTTGGCCTCTTGCAAACCCGGACTTTAGGGCTCAAATTTCTGCTCCCGATGCCACCAGCTCAGCCGGTATCTACTTATTAAGCACTGCACCGTTTAATCTGCATGACGCTCAGCTCGGT contains:
- a CDS encoding MFS transporter encodes the protein MWQISGYIPTLIAVACAFGAWSLLLPVVPTAVLDSGGGEALAGATTGIFMATTVLTQIFTPAALRRWGYTPVMVVAASLLGVPALGHLFGMTAVPALLFSAIRGVGFGALSVSDSALIAEIVPVRLLGKATGMLGVFIGFSQMIFLPLGLAIAHSSLGFNAVYIIAAIVALIAGFMCLRIPRLYPAKPEVAGENRLNSPRVATWKLVTVPAIAMATIAMSFGAISSFLPVAVRELDPHAGVIIGGVILSIVGGVSMLFRYLSGMVADRLGRPGSTMIIGQVLGFFGALLLALTLQQGWSIWPLVLGSIFFGAGFGFVQNESLLFMFSRLPRTQISAASALWNGSYDAGTGVGSFALGAVAAYFAYQGAFGAGALLIFFGLVVTLLDYFMGKHRITPYGNTRARLRNLRTIHERSPND